The region GAGGACCTGACGCTGAAAATCGTCTTCCCGGCGGGGGTCACCCCCGAGGAGACGGTTTACCACCAGCGCGAGTTCGATTACACAGGCGTCCTGGGCGAGGGGGAGAGTCAGCAGCTCGTCTTCGTCTGGCACGACCCGGCGGCGCCGACCGGGTCGCAGCTCGAAAACGTGGGGGTCAGCTTCCCGCGCAAATACCTCGACGAGGACGCGGTGTACGAGACCAGCGCGCTCGAGGAATTCTTCAAGTGGCTGTGGGGATTCATCATCGGCATCTTCAGCACTCTGGGCTGGTGCCTGGTACCCATCGCCTTCTTCGTCCTCTCCGCTATATTCTCCTTTACCGGCCGTCGCCGTCGGCGGTTCAAGTACCTGCCCCCCACGGCCTCGGTGGAGGGGGTGGGTATCAAGCGCGGCCTGACCGCCGTCGAGGCGGGAATCGTGCTGGAGCTCAAGCTCGACCGCGTCCTGAACCTCATCATCTTCGGCCTGTTGAAGAAGGGGAGGCTGGAGGTCACCAGTCGCGATCCCCTGCGACTCAAGGCTCTCCCCGCGCCCCGGCCGCTGGGCGCCGACGCCGAGCCGGAGAAGCTCCGCCCCTACGAGGTGGAATTCCTCGCCGGCATTGACGACATCGGCACCCTGAAGCAGGCCGAGGTCCGCAAGGTGTTCATAAACCTCATCAACGGCGTGAACAAAAAGATGAAGGGCTTCTCGCGGCGTGAGACCCGGGACTACTACCGCGCGATAATCGCCAAGGCCTGGCGGCAGGTGGAGGAGGCCGGCGACGATAATCTCAAGGTGGAGAACTGGGACCGGGACCTGGAGTGGGTGATGATGGACGATGATTTCGACGGGCGGACCCGCCGCGTCTTCGACGACGTGGTCATCGTGCACACCCCGTACTGGTGGGGTCGGTACGGGGGTTACTCGGGCGCGCCGTCCACGGGCGGGGCGGGCGGTGTACCGAGCGGCGCCCCGGATCGGCTCCCGACCCTCCCCGGTTCCCATTTCGCCAACGAGATGGCCAAGGGGGCGACCGGTTTCGCCGGGTCCATCATGGGCGACGTGGGCTCCTTCACCGGCAATATAACCTCGGTGACCAACCCCGTTCCGGTGAGCACCTCGTCGGGGCACTGGTCCGGCGGCGGGGGCGGGGGTGGCGGATGCGCCTGCGCGTGCGCCTGCGCCGGGTGCGCCTGCGCCTGCGCCGGCGGGGGGCGGTAGCGGGCGGATGACCGATCCCGACGGCGTTTTCGTTTGGCGAACGCAACGCCGCTTCAATCGTGCCGGTCTTCCGCGGGCCGGCCGTTTTATTAGAGGGACGCCTTTATCACCTACCGATACCGGCGGGATACCCCGTCCTCTACCTGGACGGACCGGGGCCGGTCCACGGCGAGCTTTTACGCTTCGCCGATCCGCGCGCGGCCCTGGGGGAGATGGACCGGCTCGAGGGCTGCCCCGGCCTCTTCGAACGCTCCGCGGTCGAGGTCGTCTGTGGTGGAGATACCGTTCCAGTCTGGATCTACCGCTTCCCCTCGGATCGCCCCATCCCGCCCGACGCCTTGCCGGTGACCGGCGGCGACTGGCGCTCGGCCGATTTTCCCGACTCACCCGTCGTTGCGCGTCATCAGCAGTAACGCGGCCAGGATGGCCAGGAGGCCGGCCCACCCCACGTAGACCGAGATGCCGTAGAGGGTGGGGCTGGTGAGATCGAAGAGGGGCAGGAGCTCCGAAAGGAACCAGGCCGCGCAGCCGGCGGCCAGGACCAGGAACGGCGGTTCCCGCCTCCTGGACCACACCAGCGCCGCGGCCACGGCGATGAGGAAGGTGAGGATTTTCGGCAGGTACTGGATGAGCACGGGTCCTCCGGCGGCTGACACGTTGCTTGTCCCCATTATAGCAATTTGCTATACTGCCCGCAGGGTACAGGTTTTATAAAAAACGACCTGGTGACCAAACTCACTACCGACGGGGAGGCGTAGATGTTAATTATTAACTTGGCAGTCGTTCTACAGTGGGTGATAGCGATTCTTATCGGCGGGGCCGGTATCCTCGGCCTCATCGCCTGGCTCTCGACGGGTAAGCTCAACGTCGCCCTGTTAGGTATCGCGACGCTACTCTTGTCGGTTTATTTCATCCTGCCCATCTTCGGTGTCAACGTTGATATTCTCTACTACATCACCTTGATAGGTGCGCCGCTCCTCTACATCGTCGGCTTCATCCTGACGATGAAGGAAAAGTAGCCTCGGGTTCGATGGTCTCCAGCGGATCGTTCAACTGGGTGCTGGTGGCGCTTTCCGCAGTCGCCGCGGCGGTGGGCATCGCCGCGTGGGTCCGCCACCGCGGCACGGTCCGCCTGTTCCTGGCCCTGACCGCCCTGCTGTTGACCGCCGTGTTCCTGGTTCCCACGCTCCTCTACGCCCCCTTCTCCGGGGAGCAGCGGGTTTTCGGCCCCGAGGCGGCGGCGGAGTTGGAGCGGGTCACCAGGACCGTGTACGAGATAGTGCCGGTTCTCCTGGTGCTCATCCTGGCGATGCTCCTCGTCGCGGTGGTGTTTCTCCTTCTGAAAAAGGAGTAACACCCGGAAATATCGAAGAAAGGGCGGTTATTACCGCCCTTTTTTATATTTCATCGTAATATTTGGCGCTACTTCAATGTGTTTTACCAGACGAGGGGTTGTATTGCACCGGTTTCTCGGTTTCCCACCCGGCTTGGAATCGGGCTCAAAGCCTGCTATACTGCCGTAATACGTTCGCCAAAGGAGCGCCCATGAAACGCCTCATCCTCCTGGCCCTGCTCCTCGCCCTGGCCTTCGCCGCCGACGTTCTCAACGCCGCCGAGGAAATCTGGGAGTGCCCCAACTGCGGCGCGAACATCCCCGCGTCGGCGGACGACGTGGAGATTACCTGCCCCAACTGCGGGCACCACCTCCAGTGGTACATGTGCGACGCCTGCATGGGTGAGTTCGTGATTGACTCCGCCTGGACCACCGTCGAGTGCCCCTTCTGCGGGGCGGTACACGACCTGGATTAATGACGTTGCCAAATCAGCCGCGGGGGTGGCCGGAAAGGTCACCCCTTTTTTCGGGCCCTCTCCACGCCGAGGAAGACGACCAGCCCCGCGGTCACGAGAAGCCCCATGGCCGCCAGGGCCAGGCGGTAGTTCAAGGGGGCGATTCCCCGCCCCAGAAGGGTTATCCCGCCCCAGATGAGCGGACCGACGACGGCCGCCGCCTTGCCCGCCAAAGCCATGAGGCCGAAGAACTCCCCCGCCTTCTCCTCCGGCACGAGCCGTAGGAGCATCGGTCGAATCGCCGTCCACACGCCCGCCATCAGGAACCCGGTCAGCGCCCCCACCCCGTAGAACAGGGTCAGGTTAGCCGCGAAGGCCCCGATTCCGATCGCCGCAATCCAGCCCACGAGCGTGAGGATTATCACCCGCCGGGGTCCGAACCGGTCGGTCAGCAACCCCCACACGAGCCCCCCCGCGATGGCCGCCAGAATCCCCGCCACCAGAATCGGCTTCTTCTCCTCGTCGGGCAGGCCCAGCACCATCTGGATGTAGACCATCATCATGCTGATGACCGTGTGGACCGCCTCGAGGAAAAGAAACGCCGCCAGCAGGTATCGCCGGAGGCCGGGGTAATCCGCCGTATCTTTGAAGACCTGGACGTAGCGCCTCCAGACGCCCTCCCTCGGTCGCGGCTTGGGCTTGCTCCGATCCTTGACCCATAAAAGACAGGGAATAGCCAGGACCCCGAAGAGTAACGCGGTGGGGATGAAGGCGGCGGTGCGCCCGGTGAACCCGGGGATGACCTCGCTCTGCGTCAGCGGGAAGATGGACAAAAAGGCGACGATGGAGCCCAGATAGCCCAGCGCCACCCCGAAGCCGGAGATTTTCCCCTGGAGCTCCCTCGGCGCCAGGGAGGGCAGCAGGCTGTTGTAAAAGACCTGGGCCGCCTGGAAGCCGTAGTTGGCCGGGATCAAAAGAAGCATCACCAGCCCCACCCGCGCCCAGAGCGCCAGCCCCAGATTGACCGCCACGCCCATCAAGGCCGTGGCCGAAACGGAAAGAATCGTCAGCCAGCGCAGGGGCCGCAGGTGGTCCCCCCGCTCGTCGGCTAACGCCCCCAGGTACGGCGTGGTCAGGCCGACCAGGAGCATGGAGAGCGAGAAGGGGATCTGAAAGGCGAGGTCGGGCAGGCCCTGGTCGCTGATGAGCCACTGGGGCAGGAAGAAGGTGATGATGGACATACTGAAAATCGTGTTAGCGAGGTCGTACAGGCCCCAGGAACACAATTCCCAGCAAGGAGCCCGGCGGGCGCTCGTTTCAGCCTTCACGCTTACTCCTCGCCCTTTCGGATTTTCGCCGCCATTACCCTCCCGTTTTCCTGGTATTTTACATGAAATCGGTTTTCGTCGGTCGGAGGGCGGGGAGTACCATCTTTAAAGGTGACTTTCGCCCCTACGTTGCGATGATGTAGGGGCGGGTCTTTAGACCCGCCCGCGGGCCGACCTGAACGGCGCGCCGTCGGTCGGCCCCTACGTCTGGTGTTCGTTGGGCGTAGTGGCGTGTGTCCACACCTGCCCGTTTATTTGCCCCTCACCCCGGCCCCTCACCCTAGCCCGTCGGCGCGCCGCTCCCACGGGGAGAGGGAAATCCACGCGGCGCCGCGCGGGGGGTAGTGTTTGAAAAAACCTGTTTCCGGGTTGGTATTTCTTTACATACGAATATGGGCATGGTACAATGAACCTGCTGACGAGAGTTAATCCCGTTAGTCTTTCCAAATTTCGTTCTCCTTAATACAGCGGGTTTATCTTTTGTCCGGGTACGTGCGCAATCACGTGTTCCTTTGTCGTATGCCGTCAACTCACGGGAGGTTGTGAATGGCTAAGATGCTGATTTTTTGCGGGTCCGACGACCCCCAGAAGGCGTTCCCCCCGTTCATGCTGGGCTCGGGCGCCCTGGCCATGGAGATGGAACTGACCCTGTTCTTCACCATGAGCGGCCTGAACATCATCCGTAAGGGCGGTGCGGAGAAGATCAAGCTCTCGGGTGCGCCCAAGACGCTGCTCGAGTTCATCAAGGTGCTGCAGGACGGCGGCGCCAAGTTCATCGCCTGCTCGGCGGCCTTCCCCATCGTCGGCGTCACCAAAGACGACTTCATCGAAGGCGTCGAGTTCGGCGGCGTGGCGACCTTCGTCAGCGATGCCGAGGAAGCGGACGTCGTCCTCACGTTCTAAACCCCACTACCCGAGGTCGGCGATTCACCCTTTGGCAAGGAGATTTATGGATACCGGCGAGCTCAAGAACCTGAAAGTTGATAAAGAGGTTGACGCGCGCGGAACCGCGTGCCCGGGGCCGCTTTTAGAAGCCAAGCGGGCCATCCCCTCGGTGCCCATGGGGGGCGTGATGGAGGTTCTTTCGTCCGATGAGAGCACCAATAGTGACCTCCCGCTCTGGGCAAAGAAAGTAGGTCACGAGTACCTGGGGACCGTTGAGGATGCCGGTTTCTGGCGCATCTTCGTCCGTCGGGGTAAGTAGTGACCGCTGAGGAAGCTAAAAACGGCGCAGGACCGCGGATTCTGGTCTTCTCCACCGTCAACATCTCCGACCCGGGAATAGACCTGGCGGGCGGCTCCCACATGCACTACCCCGCCGAGGTGGCGGTGCTCAACGTCCCCTGCTCCAGCGGCATCCGGCCGGACTGGGTGCTTTTCGCCGTCGAGACGGGTTTCGACGGCGTTTTCATCGCCGCCGACGGGACGGACTGCACCTTCGTCGCCGATTGCACCAACCGCACGGCCAAGGTCTTTACCGAGGCCCAGGAGCTCCTCAAGGGGAAGGGGTACGACCCCCGGCGCCTGAAGATGGCGGCTATCTGTAGTGTCTGCGCCGAGTCCTTCGTCTCGCACATCGAGAACTTTTCCAAGACCCTGAACGCCCTGGAAAGCGGATAGAAAATCTGATGGATTACGACGTTCTAATCGTCGGCGCGGGTATCGCCGGGATGGAATCCGCCTTGACCCTGGGGGATATGGGCTACCGGGTGCTCGTGGTGGAGAAGGAGTCCAGCATCGGCGGGAAGATGGTCCTTCTCAGCAAGGTTTTCCCCACCCTGGACTGCGCGAGTTGTATCTCCACGCCCAAGATGGCCGCCACGGCGCACCACCCCAACGTCACCCTGGCCACGTACAGCCGGGTCGAGGAGATAGTTCCCTCCGGCGACGGTCGCTTCCTGGCCCGTCTCTACCACAAGTCCACCTTCGTGGACCAGGACGCCTGCACCGGTTGCGGTGAATGCGCGTCGGTTTGTACGGTTTCCATTTCGGACGAGTTCAACTTCGGCCTGGCGCCCCGGCGGGCGGCCTACATCCCCTATCCCCAGGCGGTGCCGAAGAAGGCCGTCATAGACCGCCGCGGGCTCTCGCCGTGCACCTACATCTGCCCCGCGGGGGTCAAGGCACACGGCTACGTTTCGCTGGTCCGTGCCGGGAGATACGACGAAGCCTTCCATCTGCACATGGAGGACGCTCCGCTGCCGGGAAGCCTTTCCCGCGCCTGCTACTCGCCCTGTGAGACCGCGTGCTCCCGCGGCGGGTACGAGGGCCCGGTCCCCATCCGGGCCATCAAGCGCTTCATGGTGGACCGCTATTACGCCGCCCACCCGGAGCCGGAGTACGGGCCGCCGGAGGAGATGCGGAAGGAAAAGGTGGCGGTTATCGGTTCCGGTCCGGCCGGGCTCACCGCGGCGTACCACCTGGCACGGGCCGGGTTCCGCGTCACCATCTTCGAGGCCGAGGAGCAGACCGGCGGGATGCTCCGTTACGCCATCCCCACCTACCGGCTGTCCAAGGAGGTGCTGGACCGGGACATCAAGAACATCACCGCCCTGGGTGTGGAAATTCTGACCGACCACCGCGTGGATTCCCCGGTGTCCTTGAAGAACGAGGGGTACGACGCCGTGTTCGTAGCCGTGGGTGCCGGTACGCCGCAGATGATAGGCATCGAGGGGGAGGAGTTCATCAATGTCCTGGACTGCATGACGTTCCTGCGCCAGGCGGCCTCCGGCGAACGTCCGGAGGTGGGGCGTCAGGTCGTCGTCGTCGGCGGCGGCAATGTGGCGATGGACGTGGCCCGGACGGCGCTGCGTCTGGGGGCGGTCCAGGTGTCCACGGTCTGCCTGGAGCCCCGCGAGAAGATGCCGGCCCACTCCTGGGAGGTTTCCGAGGCGGAGGCCGACGGCGTCAAGGTCTACCATTCCACGGCGATCAACCGCGTCGTCACCCTGGAAAAAGGCGGCCTGGGGCTGGAATGCCTCAAGGTGGACTCCATCCAGTTCAATCCCCGGGGGGGCGTGGCCGGGTACACCACCGACGAAAATCAAAAAACCGTGATCCCCACAGACATGGCGGTGCTGGCGGTCCTTTCCGTCGGGCTGCTCCCGAACACGACGCCCTTCGCTGGGGAGCTGGTTCTGAACCCCGACAAGACGGTCCGGGTGAACCGCCGCACCCTCCAGACGGGCGAGCCCTGTATCTTCGCCGGCGGCGACGCGGTCACCGGCCCCTCCATGATCAACGAGGCGATGGGGCAGGGCAGGAGGGCGGCCTTCTACATCGCCCGCTACCTGCGCGGGGAGTCCCTGGACGTGCCCTTCGACACCCGGCTACCGGTGGTGGAGAGCTCCGTGGTGATGCGCCGCACGGCGGGCGTCTCCCGGCGGGACCCGGTTCTCGATCCCGAGCTGGACGCCCGAGAACGCATCAGGAGTTTCGACGAGTTCCAGTTTACCTTCACCGAGGAGCAGGCCCGGTACAGCGCCAACCGTTGTCTGGACTGCGGCGGTTGCAGCGAGTGCCGGGAGTGCGTCGAGGCCTGCCCCGCCGACGCCGTGGACCTGTCCCGTCAGGGAAGGCTGGAGACCCTCGAGGTGGGCTCGGTCATCGTTTCCACCGGCTTTAACCTCTACGACCCCCATCGTAAGCTCACCTACGGCTTCGGGAAACACCCGAACGTCATCACCGCCATGCAGATGGACCGCCTGCTTTCACCCACCCGCCCCTACAACCACGTGATCCGACCCTCCGACGGCAAGCAGCCCGACAACATCGCCTTCGTGATGTGCACCGGCTCGCGGGACCGCCAGGATGGCACGCCGCTGTGCTCCCGTGTCTGCTGCATGTACTCGCTCAAGCAGGCCCAGCTCATCATGGGAGCCATCCCCCTGGCCGACGTTACCATCTATTACATAGACATCCGCGCCTTCGGGAAGGGGTACGACGAGTTCTACGAGCAGGCGCGGGGGATGGGGGTGTAC is a window of bacterium DNA encoding:
- a CDS encoding gamma-glutamylcyclotransferase family protein, with protein sequence MPVFRGPAVLLEGRLYHLPIPAGYPVLYLDGPGPVHGELLRFADPRAALGEMDRLEGCPGLFERSAVEVVCGGDTVPVWIYRFPSDRPIPPDALPVTGGDWRSADFPDSPVVARHQQ
- a CDS encoding zinc ribbon domain-containing protein — protein: MKRLILLALLLALAFAADVLNAAEEIWECPNCGANIPASADDVEITCPNCGHHLQWYMCDACMGEFVIDSAWTTVECPFCGAVHDLD
- a CDS encoding MFS transporter, producing MKAETSARRAPCWELCSWGLYDLANTIFSMSIITFFLPQWLISDQGLPDLAFQIPFSLSMLLVGLTTPYLGALADERGDHLRPLRWLTILSVSATALMGVAVNLGLALWARVGLVMLLLIPANYGFQAAQVFYNSLLPSLAPRELQGKISGFGVALGYLGSIVAFLSIFPLTQSEVIPGFTGRTAAFIPTALLFGVLAIPCLLWVKDRSKPKPRPREGVWRRYVQVFKDTADYPGLRRYLLAAFLFLEAVHTVISMMMVYIQMVLGLPDEEKKPILVAGILAAIAGGLVWGLLTDRFGPRRVIILTLVGWIAAIGIGAFAANLTLFYGVGALTGFLMAGVWTAIRPMLLRLVPEEKAGEFFGLMALAGKAAAVVGPLIWGGITLLGRGIAPLNYRLALAAMGLLVTAGLVVFLGVERARKKG
- a CDS encoding DsrE/DsrF/DrsH-like family protein → MAKMLIFCGSDDPQKAFPPFMLGSGALAMEMELTLFFTMSGLNIIRKGGAEKIKLSGAPKTLLEFIKVLQDGGAKFIACSAAFPIVGVTKDDFIEGVEFGGVATFVSDAEEADVVLTF
- a CDS encoding sulfurtransferase TusA family protein; the encoded protein is MDTGELKNLKVDKEVDARGTACPGPLLEAKRAIPSVPMGGVMEVLSSDESTNSDLPLWAKKVGHEYLGTVEDAGFWRIFVRRGK
- a CDS encoding hydrogenase iron-sulfur subunit codes for the protein MTAEEAKNGAGPRILVFSTVNISDPGIDLAGGSHMHYPAEVAVLNVPCSSGIRPDWVLFAVETGFDGVFIAADGTDCTFVADCTNRTAKVFTEAQELLKGKGYDPRRLKMAAICSVCAESFVSHIENFSKTLNALESG
- a CDS encoding FAD-dependent oxidoreductase, whose amino-acid sequence is MDYDVLIVGAGIAGMESALTLGDMGYRVLVVEKESSIGGKMVLLSKVFPTLDCASCISTPKMAATAHHPNVTLATYSRVEEIVPSGDGRFLARLYHKSTFVDQDACTGCGECASVCTVSISDEFNFGLAPRRAAYIPYPQAVPKKAVIDRRGLSPCTYICPAGVKAHGYVSLVRAGRYDEAFHLHMEDAPLPGSLSRACYSPCETACSRGGYEGPVPIRAIKRFMVDRYYAAHPEPEYGPPEEMRKEKVAVIGSGPAGLTAAYHLARAGFRVTIFEAEEQTGGMLRYAIPTYRLSKEVLDRDIKNITALGVEILTDHRVDSPVSLKNEGYDAVFVAVGAGTPQMIGIEGEEFINVLDCMTFLRQAASGERPEVGRQVVVVGGGNVAMDVARTALRLGAVQVSTVCLEPREKMPAHSWEVSEAEADGVKVYHSTAINRVVTLEKGGLGLECLKVDSIQFNPRGGVAGYTTDENQKTVIPTDMAVLAVLSVGLLPNTTPFAGELVLNPDKTVRVNRRTLQTGEPCIFAGGDAVTGPSMINEAMGQGRRAAFYIARYLRGESLDVPFDTRLPVVESSVVMRRTAGVSRRDPVLDPELDARERIRSFDEFQFTFTEEQARYSANRCLDCGGCSECRECVEACPADAVDLSRQGRLETLEVGSVIVSTGFNLYDPHRKLTYGFGKHPNVITAMQMDRLLSPTRPYNHVIRPSDGKQPDNIAFVMCTGSRDRQDGTPLCSRVCCMYSLKQAQLIMGAIPLADVTIYYIDIRAFGKGYDEFYEQARGMGVYFVKGKVGRIEPLDGGNLKLFYEDFAGAGGTKTAEHDLVVLSVGLLPNPEALSIFKEGSLETDDFAFVREVEAELEPGRTSIEGVYVAGAASAPRDIPDSILHAGAASALAAAHVERIRKKR